A window of Anas acuta chromosome 5, bAnaAcu1.1, whole genome shotgun sequence genomic DNA:
aaagggTTCCTACCCAACGACATCTGGTCTGAGCAGCCCACAGCATACTTTTTCTGCACAGCACCGGCTGGGAATCTtccatcagaaaaatatttcagtgtgcTGAACAGTTTGTCTTTGCCAGGTGGAAAATCAAAGTAATACTGGTGATCTAGGGTCAGTTCATTCTGGTGAGAAGGTTTCGCACATTTCATTTCTAACCGTATCTACAGGATGTCTCGCTGGATTTGTCTCTGAGTGCAGTCTCTGCCATGACTTAGACTATAGCATTTCCCTGTTCTCAGGGCATAAATTCACATGGGTAAATTTCCTTAAAGCCAGGCCAGTTTTATTCTGACTAGACCCTGATGTGCAGTATTGATCATGTATACTGGACAGGGAATTGGATGCACACAGCAGAATCCGGCTTTTAAGCCCCATCCCACTTGCAGCAGCACTCGACATGAGAAAACAGTTCGAGATGGCTGAAATGAAGTGCTTCAGTTAGCAGAACAAACCACAATCATCTAATTTCATGAATGCCAacctttttaaacatttcaggtTTTTTGAATTGTTTCTCTGACCCATAATTTCTGCTGCATAAAATGACACAACAGCATTTCCTGCAACAGAGAAATTCCAACCCTGAGCCAGCTGAGGCAGATACATAATGTGCCAGCGCCATCGGAAGGAGACTGTGTCTCCTATGTGGGTTTTAATGAGGTGTTTGAGTCTTTGATCTACATCAGATATTCTCTCAGACTTGAAGTAACACAGCTGTTTTTAGAAAGTTACAGCAAATTGCCCTACATGCGCCAAAATCTTCTCATATGAGGTGAAGGCAGTCAAAGGTCCTATCTGCCCTGCAGCTTACGCTCAGCCCCGGTGTGGCTTCCTGTTCTGCTGTTAATGTGTCTAGATCAGTTGCTGAACTTTGCTGCATGCTGTCCAAGGGAGGACCCCTATAAGAAGCTCAAGGGACAATTCCTGAGTGAACGCCCCATGGCTGTTGTTGGTACagaacaaagcagagcagaaccTTTGTGGATGGTAACTTCTTGAAAAACTGCAGGTCATTGCAAATGAGTATCTGGCTACTCTCCCAATTACATATGACTCTTCATCAGCTCCCCAACACACAAAGAAAGCTCTTAAAGGGGTAAGGCGGGCTCCTGGAGGAAGGGTTTTTTGGTCTATCTGCAAAAATGCATCCTGTCTTCAGGCCAAGGGCTTAACGTGCATTTAGCGGTTGGCCTGAGGCCCAAGTTATAGTTATACTCGGAGTACGGACTTCCTCACACCACAGAAGCTTAGTAGTGGCTCTTGGAGTTTACCGGACTATCAGGAATTAATAACAAACGGTACCAGTATTCTGCATCTCCTCTTCAATTTAGGCAAAACTTTGTAAAGGCCAAATCAAGAGACCCTTCCCAAAGACCCATGCCTATAGGTTACCATTAAACTGCTATGAGCTGGGACAGAGCTCTGGGGATTTATTGAGAGCTGCATGAAGGCTTGTGCAAGATGGCTATTACCCATAAAGTACACGCTTACAGACATTATCTGATCCCTGGAGTTATGGAGCTTAAAGTTAACCAAGAAACACCTTGTATCTGCTATTAGTGCAGAGAACTTCACAGAAACTAACCAGCGCAATCTGAACACAATCTGTGAAGAGCTGATACCAAACACACCAAGATATAAGAGTTGATACCAAACACACACAGTCTGGATATTACCACATCGACTGTAACATAAATCCTGTTCCTGCGGTACCTGGCAAAGGACCCGTGTGGAATACCATGTCAGTAGCAGTGCTGTACCTGGGTTTCCCTGAGCCATGGAGTCATAGATGAGTTTGCAGGACTTCAGCAAGATGGCAATCTTCTTTTCTGGAGAGTAGGCCTTGTGCATGGTTGTGAACTTGTGAAGGATCTTTTCTAGCACAACAGTTTCAGGCACACTGGTTGTGACACCGAGGTCAGTGGTAGTTGTGTTTTGAATCACAACTTGGTTCTCTTTTAGCTGCTGTAAAGATCCATCTTTGTTGTGGATTTCTTTCAAGTAAGAATTGATGGCTTCTTTTAAAGGTTTAAGGACACATTTGTACAACGATGACTCAGCAATCGCATCTGCATAGAGATGGGAGAACACAAAATTTCATGGTAAATAATCAACACCAAAGTACGGGTGCCAGTAAAACTCCCAAGAAAACATGGTTATTCATGTACTATTGAATAGCCATGAGCAGGGAACAGAAATTACAACTCAGAGAGTAAATGGCTCGTTACTGGCACCCACCAGAAGTCTGAAAAGGCTGCAGACCAACATGACTGCACAgtctctgctgctggagccatAGGAGAGCTCCAGCTGTCAGCAGCCCCAGTACGcatgccctgcctgcctgccgaGCAGTGAGGCTCCGCCAGGCCACAGGAAAGCCAGCTCTGGGCAGGAACCCCAGCTAACAGTCAGTCCTGGGGGGATTCACCTCATGTCCCTTCAGACATCTCTCTCACCTGTCTGTTTACTTTGGGATGAAATTAACTGAATCCTTGAAGTGCCCCTTTCCCCACACTGACTGAAGAGGGGCTGTAGCCACCAGCTCAGAGGCGGACACCAAAATCTGGTCAGAAGCCTCTCACCCTTCCTGCTCAAGTAGCTCTACTTTACTGGTGTTTAAGTCAATTCTTACGCCACCTGCGTGTGAGGAAATTGTTTGTGTGGGCTGAGCGTTTGCTTAACGTCCAGCAGGAGACAAAAGGAACCATGAGAGACTGTGAGAAAGTGCCGTTCAGTCTGTTGTCCACCTCCTAGACACCAGTGGCAGAGCTAGCAGGGCTGCAAGGATTGCTTGTCACCCCTGCACTGTGGCAAAAAGGTCACTGCCAAGGGAGCCGTCTGCTCAGTCAGTGAGGCATGAAACAGAAGGCAGTGACATTTAGGGATACAAAGTGCAAGGATTTCAAAGACTCAGAAAATCAGCCTGAGGCAGGAGGGATTTGAGTGGTAAATCATCCGTAAGGGGAAACCCTGTCCTCTACAGAAGGCTGACTGGGCCGTATTGTGCTGCTAAGGAACTGCAAGTGAACAGGGCTGGATCTAACCAAGCATGTCAGTAAtccttgcacacacacagctctaCCAAGCAGAACAAGGACActtcttctttctgcctcctcTCCACCTTCCCCAAGCAAGACTCATAGTGAACTTTCTGTGCTGACACCCACTCTGCCTCTAAGAAAGGGGTTGCTGGGAGAAAAGTCCCAGGTGTAATACGAGGTGTGTGAGAAGTGAAACTGTAGTTCCTCTCTCGGAGCTACGTCAAGGGGCGGGCAGCAGGtctgctctgctgggaaggCCTCAGGGTCATCTCAAGGCCTCTGCTGGGTGAGAAAGAAGTCAGCAGGGGCTGCTGAGACTGACAGCAGGGCACCTCTGGGTCACCACTGAGCTGGCCCCCCTCTAATACCGGAGCTGCAGGATCGCCTGGACACCCTGGCCACTTCTGTAGTTGGCCATGGTCTGCGCTGGGAGCCTTCCAGCTCCCAGATTGCTCTGAGACAATTTAGGGATTTATAAGTAGCTCTGCATTGGTTCCCAGGTCCTGAGCAAACAGTTTTAAGTCAAAAGAGTGCATATTCCCTAATGAACCCCTTTGTGTATTCCTTCCTGAACACACATAAAATGGCCAGGCcagtctatttttatttatttattttttaacaaggaGATAAATGGCAAATTATGACTCACAGCAGATTGAGTGAAACACCCTCAAGCACCcaaaaagattattattttttcttcccaaaggcACATGATTTCTGTAGCATAGAGGTGTGAATGCTGCATTTGTGTAGCCAGCAGTGTTGCAGCATGCAGCATTTCAATGCCTCAGTGCTGAGGCTCAAAGACAGACTTGGATCAAATGATTCCTCCAACCTGAACTCAAAATCGTTGCAGTCTTGTCCCTCCTTGTTGGACAGCGACTGGTCCCCAGCTggctgccacaggcagggagctCTCCATCCTCACTGCAGTGTGGGGAAGGGGATGTGGAAAGCCAGGGGGAACAGAGCTATGCAGGGTCTTGGCCTTTTGTATTTGCAGTGAACACAGCTCTTTGTGCATGCCTCTATAGCTATATATTTGTGTGCATATTTTTATGCATGCTTATGCATATTTACATACACACATCTCTCTctaacacacaaacacacatttctCCTGCTTAAACTCATCCCCTTAAAACATTCAGAATGGTATTTTCCCCCTCATTGGACTCCTGGTTCTTAAAGATGCTCCCCCAAATGTTGGCAACCACAGAGCAGACTTCAATTTAAACCCCTCAGCTTTTGGGAGATGGCTTATAATTTCTGTAAAGCAGAACTCGTGTCTGCACAGTTCTGTCTCCCTCCTCACTCTCCCAAATCCTTCCCAAGGATGAGTAAAGCACAAACACCTACCTAACTGTTCCTCGGTGTAGGTGGCTGGGTCTATCAGAGATTTCAACTCAGTGCTCTGCACTAAGTAACTCTTTAGCTGTGTCATCATCATCCGTATTTCTTGTAGCATCTCTGTGCTGGAGCTCTGCTTCGCCATCATCTCCAAACTGTATACTCTGTAGTCCCGCACGAGGTTGCCAAAGTACGAATCCTTGTCCTGTGCCAGCTCCACTAtcttcttctgcagctttctaTCATTCGACAAAAAGACTGTGAAGACATTGGACAGGCTGACAAAGGACAGCCTGTTCTTGGCCTTGTCCAATATCATGGAGCGTGTCTTCTTACCAGATGAGCTATTCAGCATGTCCAAGTCATCCTcggtgctgctggtggagtAGGAGTCTGGCTCGGACGCTGATGCCTGAGCTACAGCACTGCCTCCCAGGCCTTCCAAAGACAAGTGGGAACCTTTCAGTTCGGCTGAGATCACAGACTTGCGTCCACGTCCTGGTTCAGTCTCAGTGTTTGTGCAAGCTGCACCACCTGCCACAGGTGCTGAGCCACTCGTGCATTGCACCTGCACCGcagacacagccagctccaCCACCGTTCTCTGCTTTgactggcaggagctggggacccTCGGTACTTGGGAGAGCCTCTTCCTTCTCGGAGGAGGGATAGGAGGTGACTTTCCATTCTTAATGTCATTACTTTGTATATCAGGCATGtgctccttcttctctgcaggtTCAGGCTTTGTCTCCTGAAACTGTGACACAGCCCTTTCAGGAACCTCCCCAGGCATTTCTACAGCCTTTCTGCACAGCAGCTTTTTATCTCTGCTCTCTGTACTCGcgtcttgttttccttctccctcttcccctttcAGCGTTTCACAACTTCCAGGCTTACCCAAGCAGCTCTCCTCTGAGCTCCTCTCGCAGAGCCGTCTCCGCGGGGGGACGGAGGGCTGGGAACCCTTCTTGGGGCTCGCTGCCGGGGACTCCTTGAGTGAGCCGCTCTgcttcccttcttcttcttcaccgTCACCGCCCtcaattttcatttccttgatGCTCTTTCCTAGTGGCTGAAGAAGCAGCTGGTTTTCTTCACAGGCCGTCATCGGATCCCGCGGGAGCTTCAGAGAAGACTTCTGACCGTGAGCGTGAGAagggggcggtgggggggggcggcggggagacCTCCTTTCAGCGAGCGTGGTGTCAGGGGGCAGATCGACGCTCACAGTGCGGCCTTTAGGAGGAGGTACATCTGGAGGAAAAGGATTACTGCACTCTTCTATAAAAATAGGATTCACGAACCACAGCCTGTCATTTCCTATTGACAGCTCAATTTCACATGAGCAGTGGTTTGTGCTACTTGCAAAACACTGGGTAGATCTTAAACTGTCTGCCTGGGCAGTGCTGAAAGCAGAGTCTCTTGCAGGGTGGAATAACCCCTCGCCTCTTGTTCCACGATTTAAGGAGGAATCCCAGAagtctgtcaaaaaaaaaaaaagttaaaaaagaagaagaatgtaAAAACTCCCTGAGAGAATTTTAGCTGCTAACTGTATGTGGAAGTCCTACtttttgttaaaagaaatgGCACACATCTTTCACACCTCTGCACTAAGCAGTATGAAGAAAGGGTTGCTTGTTTTATGTGCATGAGATGTATGAAACCAGGGGAAAGTTTCAGAAGATTCATCAGAAATTCATCAGAAAACTGATGAATTTCTTGCCAATTTCTTCACAATGCTCCTCTAGTGAGAGATATTAATGTGCAGCCTGTGCAGTATGAGCAGGAAGGTGCAAGTAGCAAATATGAATGtttgagaaaaatgttctgGGGCTTGTTCAGTGATCACTGCCTTCAAAATGCAAAGGTGAGTGAAGACCCCAGGCCACTTCTGTCTGCCTCTTGCTGACCGTGGGAAggtgtggggctgtgcagccaggaCCCAAAATGTGCCGGGAGCACCAGAGTCATCAGATGAAGACGACTCCACCCAGCAGTGAGCTCATGTGGTGGGGTCTGATCCTGCCTTGCAATACAACCACTCCAGAAATACATGACTTTGTATTACTTCCACAGATCAAATTTATCATTAACTTATACAGCTCTGGATGACCATTATCCAGAGCCATGCCCAGGCTCTGTTTTGCACCTTGCCTTGAGACTGCCTGCCTGCAGGTGTGAAAGAGGAAAGCTGGTGCATGGGACTGTGTACATAGGAGGGTTTTATACTGAAGGACTACAGAACAGTTATGTATGTCAGTGCCATCAGCtgtgactggaaaaagaaagtggtTCAGATGCAAGAAGTCATTTTACGTGTCACAAATCTATTATTGGAATTTGTCTttcaataaattgtttttaaaaaatcataaagtGTTTGTATGTATTCTGAGCAgtttcagtatatttttaacctcttctccttttcccagtCGTGTGTTTTTCTAACCAAGGAAAGAGGTAAAATCCTATGGGGTGTTCCCTGGCTGAGGACTGCATATGTGCCTATGGATTTAGGGACAAGGGGAAGATGGGAAATCCCAAAAACACAGAGATGCAGATAACTACATTAAACTGTTCCAGCATGCCTGGTGCCAAGCCTGCAGCTGCCTAACTGCAAAATCCTCACTTGCCAAGCCCAGGAGGGGACACATGGGATGGCCCCAGtgcccagcaggcagccctggggctgcagcacagctctcagGACTCTGCCTTCAGCAGAGCCTGGCCAGGGCCCTGCTCTCCTGTCGGCTGCACcagcgcagcccccagcccatcACAGGGATGAGgatgcagggctgggctggctaCAGCCCTGGGCCTCCTCCTGAAAGCCAGCACCCAGAAACGCCTGGAGGGACTCTCAGGTAGGAAGGCTACAGCAGAGCCTAGAACAGAGCAAAGAAACACTTTCACTAAAGCCAGTACTGAACTGTGGAGTGAAACATGTTCAGATAAAATCTCTCCACTACATCCCCAAAGAGAGACCACTTCTCCTAAATGTATTCCCCGGTGCAGACGTGACTCTTGGTGGCTTCCTGCTTGCAGCCAACTCAACGCAGTTGCTGGCAAAGCTATCTTCTTTCTGCTGCCACCACGACCCGCCCTACGTAGCCTCTGCCTTTCCCTCCAGTGCCTCCCTCTGCCAGAAATGTCACCCCCAGGCACAGTCCATGGgtgtgcaggcagagcagggtgggcagctggctcctagctgcctctgctccctctgACCAGGCATTCATACAGAATACCTACAGAGCA
This region includes:
- the RIN3 gene encoding ras and Rab interactor 3; translation: MMKTSAGDKGAGDDSGPSSDTSEDGKETLLCRATALRNCLSLPGISILDKLIKTCPVWLQLNMNQERAGAILGKEAAGMFLVRKEGNVNNMVLAVRLPVQNEVPDVLEYTIKEEKSILYLEGSVLVFEDIFKLVAFYCVSRDLLPFTLKLPQAILEANSFQDLEIISSLGIDFWDSSLNRGTRGEGLFHPARDSAFSTAQADSLRSTQCFASSTNHCSCEIELSIGNDRLWFVNPIFIEECSNPFPPDVPPPKGRTVSVDLPPDTTLAERRSPRRPPPPPPSHAHGQKSSLKLPRDPMTACEENQLLLQPLGKSIKEMKIEGGDGEEEEGKQSGSLKESPAASPKKGSQPSVPPRRRLCERSSEESCLGKPGSCETLKGEEGEGKQDASTESRDKKLLCRKAVEMPGEVPERAVSQFQETKPEPAEKKEHMPDIQSNDIKNGKSPPIPPPRRKRLSQVPRVPSSCQSKQRTVVELAVSAVQVQCTSGSAPVAGGAACTNTETEPGRGRKSVISAELKGSHLSLEGLGGSAVAQASASEPDSYSTSSTEDDLDMLNSSSGKKTRSMILDKAKNRLSFVSLSNVFTVFLSNDRKLQKKIVELAQDKDSYFGNLVRDYRVYSLEMMAKQSSSTEMLQEIRMMMTQLKSYLVQSTELKSLIDPATYTEEQLDAIAESSLYKCVLKPLKEAINSYLKEIHNKDGSLQQLKENQVVIQNTTTTDLGVTTSVPETVVLEKILHKFTTMHKAYSPEKKIAILLKSCKLIYDSMAQGNPGKPYGADDFLPVLMYVLARSNLTEVLLNVEYMMELMDPALQLGEGSYYLTTTYGALEHIKNYDKITVTRQLSMEVQDSIHRWERRRTLNKARASRSSVQDFISIAFLEIGAQSRTLASRSDTTAEQLSQQCAEKFEVSHPKDYGLFVYVDDQWLQLDKEALPHHIKASLLKSETKKDFHFIYKPIDHKKPPVPIVKDSYFS